Proteins encoded within one genomic window of Setaria italica strain Yugu1 chromosome IV, Setaria_italica_v2.0, whole genome shotgun sequence:
- the LOC101767331 gene encoding BTB/POZ and MATH domain-containing protein 2, which produces MFRVRLISKGSGGVAASFCCRLVDPSPPRDSPEENIRSSMFYENRSLDVLLIRWSDLASPRCRKLKDDCIFVQCALTVLEAKDAAAASDAVASVPSSDLHQQLGELLRSQKGADVTFIIAGESVAAHRSVLAARSPVFMAQLFGDMKEKASTCVEINDMEVEVFRTLLYFVYTDTVPELDQKGEQATLMAQHLLEAADRYGLERLKRICVEKVCTGISVGTVATTLALAEQHGCSELKSRCMKFIVATPENLHAVAATGGYKHLEASCPSVLTELLKLMAKGNK; this is translated from the coding sequence ATGTTCCGTGTTCGGCTGATCAGCAAAGGATCGGGCGGGGTGGCGGCGTCGTTCTGCTGCCGCCTCGTGGATCCGAGCCCACCGAGAGATTCTCCGGAGGAAAACATCAGGTCATCCATGTTCTACGAAAACAGATCCCTGGATGTCCTTCTCATCAGATGGAGTGACCTGGCGAGCCCACGATGTCGAAAGCTGAAAGACGACTGCATATTTGTGCAGTGTGCACTCACCGTCCTCGAAGCtaaggatgcggcggcggcgtccgacgCCGTGGCCAGTGTTCCATCCTCCGACCTGCACCAGCAACTTGGAGAGCTGTTGCGGAGCCAGAAGGGGGCGGACGTCACGTTCATCATCGCTGGTGAGTCCGTCGCCGCACACAGGTCCGTGCTCGCGGCGAGGTCGCCGGTTTTCATGGCCCAGCTCTTCGGGGACATGAAGGAGAAGGCGTCGACGTGCGTCGAGATCAATGACATGGAGGTGGAGGTGTTCAGGACCTTGCTGTATTTCGTCTACACCGACACGGTGCCCGAGCTGGACCAGAAGGGGGAGCAGGCAACACTGATGGCACAGCATCTTCTTGAAGCCGCAGATCGGTATGGACTGGAGAGGCTCAAGAGGATCTGTGTGGAGAAGGTGTGCACGGGCATCAGCGTGGGTACGGTTGCAACCACGTTGGCTTTGGCGGAGCAGCACGGATGCTCGGAGCTCAAATCTAGGTGCATGAAGTTCATCGTGGCTACCCCTGAGAATCTCCACGCTGTCGCTGCAACTGGAGGGTACAAGCATCTCGAGGCAAGCTGCCCCTCGGTTTTGACTGAACTTCTGAAGCTCATGGCCAAGGGGAACAAGTAG
- the LOC101774864 gene encoding BTB/POZ and MATH domain-containing protein 1 translates to MLPDSVDLTEAARSVQLFKIGGFTATKEKPGYTASRVCAVGGHDWRIEFHPKMPHPSHHYSRNDWIMFRLRLVSKGASGVAASFSCRLMDPSSPGSYCLDLEEITSSVFHENHSRDVFLIKWSDVQGSQRRYVKDDSILVQCAINVLPCKPKDPAPAGAAADATPSVPSSDLHRQFGELLRSQKGADITFFVAGKPVAAHRSLLAARSPVFMAELFGDMREKAPRCVEIKDMEVEVFRAMLRFVYTDTVPELDLLNGEQATAMAQHLLEAADRYGLNRLKRICVEKVCTTINVDTVATTLALAEQHGCSKLKARCMKFALDNICAVSATEGFKHLEASYPSVLTELLKLMVEGHK, encoded by the coding sequence ATGCTTCCCGACTCCGTGGACCTCACGGAGGCCGCGCGCTCCGTGCAGCTGTTCAAGATCGGCGGCTTCACGGCGACCAAGGAGAAACCAGGGTACACCGCGTCGAGGGTTTGCGCCGTCGGAGGACATGACTGGCGAATCGAATTCCATCCGAAGATGCCGCACCCGAGCCACCATTACTCCAGAAATGACTGGATCATGTTCCGCCTTCGATTGGTCAGCAAAGGAGCGAGCGGGGTGGCGGCGTCCTTCAGCTGCCGCCTCATGGATCCGAGCTCACCGGGCAGTTACTGTTTGGATCTGGAGGAGATCACGTCCTCCGTGTTCCATGAAAACCATTCCAGGGATGTCTTTCTCATCAAATGGAGTGACGTCCAGGGATCGCAACGTCGATATGTGAAAGATGACTCCATACTTGTGCAATGTGCAATCAACGTCCTGCCCTGCAAACCAAAGgatccggcgccggcgggggcagCGGCTGATGCCACGCCCAGCGTTCCATCCTCCGACCTGCACCGGCAATTTGGTGAGCTGCTGCGGAGCCAGAAGGGGGCGGACATCACGTTCTTCGTCGCCGGTAAGCCTGTCGCGGCACACAGGTCCCTGCTCGCCGCGAGGTCGCCCGTTTTCATGGCCGAGCTATTCGGAGACATGAGGGAGAAGGCGCCGCGGTGCGTCGAGATCAAGGACATGGAGGTGGAAGTGTTCCGGGCCATGCTCCGTTTCGTCTACACCGACACCGTGCCCGAGCTGGACCTGCTGAACGGGGAGcaggcgacggcgatggcgcagcatcttcttgaagcTGCAGATCGGTATGGGTTGAACAGGCTCAAGAGGATATGTGTGGAGAAGGTCTGCACAACCATTAACGTGGACACTGTCGCAACGACGTTGGCGTTAGCAGAGCAGCATGGATGCTCCAAGTTGAAGGCCAGATGCATGAAGTTCGCCTTGGACAATATCTGTGCGGTTTCTGCAACGGAAGGGTTCAAGCATCTCGAGGCAAGCTACCCCTCCGTTTTGACTGAACTTCTCAAGCTTATGGTCGAGGGGCACAAGTAG
- the LOC101768141 gene encoding BTB/POZ and MATH domain-containing protein 1-like produces MQISLHKSVNRFERKGISMNPVIATTCRVLRLRSSTTPACVNLTDTSRSVQLLKINGFTATKKAPRDELDESRYLKDECIVVQLQSCSVKERMQRQLMPHPVFHRPTCTTNLVSCCGSARRCVLAARSTVFMAELFGDMKDNSSACIEVKDMEVEVFRAMLYFIYTDTVPELEDGKIMY; encoded by the exons ATGCAAATCAGTTTGCATAAATCAGTTAATAGATTCGAGAGAAAGGGGATTTCAAT GAACCCCGTCATAGCAACAACTTGTCGcgtgctccgcctccgctcATCCACCACGCCTGCCTGCGTGAACCTCACAGATACCTCACGCTCCGTGCAGCTGCTCAAGATCAACGGCTTCACTGCAACAAAGAAGGCACCAAGG GATGAGCTGGATGAATCACGATATCTGAAAGACGAGTGCATTGTTGTGCAATTACAGTCCTGCTCGGTGAAAGAAAGGATGCAGCGGCAGCTAATGCCGCACCCAGTGTTCCATCGTCCGACCTGCACAACCAATTTGGTGAGCTGCTGCGGATCAGCCAGAAGGTGTGTGCTTGCAGCAAGGTCGACAGTTTTCATGGCCGAGCTCTTTGGGGACATGAAGGACAACTCCTCGGCGTGCATTGAGGTCAAGGACATGGAGGTGGAGGTATTCAGGGCCATGCTCTATTTCATCTACACGGACACGGTTCCTGAGCTGGAGGACGGGAAAATCATGTATTAG
- the LOC101775268 gene encoding phosphoglycerate kinase, cytosolic, which produces MAIKRSVGTLSEADLKGKKVFLRADLNVPLDDNQKITDDNRIRASVPTIKFLMEKGAKVILASHLGRPKGVTPKYSLKPLVPRLSELLGVNVVMANDCIGEEVHKLAASLPDGGVLLLENVRFYKEEEKNDPEFAKKLASVADLYVNDAFGTAHRAHASTEGVTKFLKPAVAGFLMQKELDYLVGAVANPKKPFAAIVGGSKVSTKIGVIESLLGKVDILILGGGMIFTFYKAQGYAVGKSLVEEDKLELATSLIEKAKSKGVSLLLPTDVVVADKFDANAESKIVPASSIPDGWMGLDIGPDSIKTFSQTLDTTKTVIWNGPMGVFEFEKFAAGTDAIAMKLAELTAKGVTTIIGGGDSVAAVEKAGLANKMSHISTGGGASLELLEGKTLPGVLALDDA; this is translated from the exons ATGGCGATCAAGAGGAGCGTGGGCACCCTGTCGGAGGCGGATCTGAAGGGGAAGAAGGTGTTCCTCCGCGCCGACCTCAACGTGCCGCTGGACGACAACCAGAAGATCACCGACGACAACCGCATCCGGGCGTCCGTGCCCACCATCAAGTTCTTGATGGAGAAGGGCGCCAAGGTCATCCTGGCCAGCCATCTG GGACGTCCAAAAGGTGTCACTCCCAAGTACAGCTTGAAGCCTCTTGTCCCGCGCTTGTCTGAACTCCTTGGAGTTAAT GTTGTTATGGCCAATGACTGCATCGGTGAGGAAGTTCATAAGTTGGCTGCTTCTTTACCAGATGGAGGTGTTCTGCTTTTAGAAAATGTTAGGTTctacaaggaggaagagaagaatgACCCTGAGTTTGCCAAGAAGCTGGCATCTGTTGCTGATCTCTATGTAAACGATGCCTTTGGTACGGCACACAGAGCCCATGCTTCAACAGAGGGAGTTACCAAGTTTTTGAAGCCTGCTGTTGCTGGCTTCCTCATGCAGAAG GAACTTGACTATCTTGTTGGCGCTGTTGCCAACCCGAAGAAGCCGTTTGCTGCAATTGTTGGTGGATCAAAGGTGTCAACGAAGATTGGGGTGATTGAGTCTCTTTTGGGGAAGGTTGACATCCTCATCCTTGGTGGTGGTATGATCTTCACATTTTACAAGGCTCAGGGATACGCTGTAGGAAAATCCCTTGTTGAGGAAGACAAGCTTGAACTGGCAACCTCACTTATTGAAAAGGCAAAGTCAAAAGGCGTCTCTCTCTTGCTTCCCACTGATGTTGTAGTGGCTGACAAGTTTGACGCAAATGCTGAGAGCAAG ATTGTTCCTGCATCTTCCATCCCTGATGGTTGGATGGGCCTAGATATTGGCCCTGACTCCATCAAGACTTTCAGCCAGACGTTGGACACCACCAAGACTGTCATCTGGAATGGTCCTATGGGAGTTTTTGAGTTTGAGAAGTTTGCTGCTGGCACTGAT GCGATTGCCATGAAGTTGGCTGAACTCACTGCCAAAGGCGTGACAACCATCATTGGAGGTGGCGACTCCGTTGCTGCCGTCGAGAAGGCCGGGTTGGCGAACAAGATGAGCCACATTTCTACCGGCGGTGGTGCGAGTCTGGAGCTGTTGGAAGGCAAGACCCTCCCAGGTGTCCTTGCTCTTGACGACGCTTAG